From Candidatus Manganitrophus morganii, the proteins below share one genomic window:
- the speB gene encoding agmatinase: MKEEKWWAGLNQPKAAAPDITIVGFPYDGAVCYRKGAAKGPDAIRKVSSEIPPVLETGELLRGLVIRDDGNLPFGKNFVAAFPKLEKEVEERAARSFVLTLGGDHSVVIPVHRAFSKRATEKIGLIFVDAHTDLSDTFDGSSYSHACPLRRTMESDRFDPKKTVLVGTRCFEMAGLQFIQENEMKMVPAYEVAERGMKAVADEIVKQFADMQNVYLSIDIDALDPAFAPGTGIPDAGGLTTRDVITLIRRLHPLPIVGADLVEVAPPLDVSDITSFAALRIITEIFGLVHRRKEQRKRLSVI, translated from the coding sequence TTGAAAGAAGAAAAATGGTGGGCGGGTCTCAACCAGCCGAAGGCGGCGGCGCCTGATATTACGATCGTCGGCTTTCCCTATGACGGCGCGGTCTGTTATCGAAAGGGAGCGGCGAAGGGGCCGGATGCGATCCGCAAGGTCTCGAGCGAGATCCCGCCGGTCTTGGAAACGGGGGAGCTCCTCCGGGGGCTGGTCATCCGCGACGACGGCAACCTTCCGTTCGGGAAGAATTTCGTCGCCGCATTCCCGAAGCTCGAGAAGGAGGTTGAGGAGCGGGCGGCCCGCTCGTTTGTCTTGACGTTGGGCGGGGACCACTCTGTCGTCATCCCGGTCCATCGGGCCTTCAGCAAACGGGCGACCGAGAAGATCGGGTTGATCTTTGTCGATGCCCACACCGATCTCTCCGACACCTTCGACGGCTCTTCTTACTCGCACGCCTGTCCGCTTCGAAGGACGATGGAGAGCGACCGGTTCGATCCGAAAAAGACGGTCCTGGTCGGCACCCGCTGCTTCGAAATGGCCGGCCTGCAATTCATCCAGGAAAACGAAATGAAGATGGTCCCGGCCTATGAAGTGGCGGAGCGGGGGATGAAGGCAGTCGCCGATGAGATCGTCAAGCAGTTTGCTGACATGCAGAATGTCTATCTCTCGATCGACATCGATGCGCTCGACCCGGCCTTTGCGCCGGGGACCGGCATTCCCGATGCGGGGGGACTGACCACGCGCGATGTCATCACCCTGATCCGCAGGCTCCACCCGCTCCCGATCGTCGGGGCCGATCTGGTGGAGGTGGCCCCGCCGCTCGATGTCTCCGACATTACCAGTTTCGCCGCCCTTCGGATCATTACCGAAATCTTCGGCCTGGTCCATCGGAGAAAAGAGCAGCGCAAGCGGCTGAGCGTCATCTAG
- a CDS encoding leucine dehydrogenase has product MNLFEQMKTEGHERVLFCSDRASGLQAIIAIHNTQLGPALGGCRMWPYPDAAAALTDALRLSRAMTYKAAMADLPLGGGKSVIWGDPKKEKSEAKLIAFAKEVASLGGRYIVAEDVGIGLADIDRMHQVMPHAAGLPEEKGGSGDPSPATAYGVFCGMRASLEERFGESSFQGRKIAIQGIGKVGYALALFLHKAGAKLYVCDMDPERVAAICKVTGADPFLGHEIYRVECDIFSPCALGGFLNERTIPRLSCEIIAGAANNQLENAKAAILLKDRNILYTPDYVLNAGGLINIAEELNGYSKEKAYQKIEAIYNRVKEVFALAKKASILPSEAADRLAEARLAAGKRG; this is encoded by the coding sequence ATGAACCTCTTCGAACAGATGAAAACGGAAGGGCACGAGCGGGTGCTGTTCTGCTCCGATCGCGCCTCCGGTCTTCAAGCGATCATCGCCATCCACAACACCCAGCTGGGGCCGGCGCTCGGCGGCTGCCGGATGTGGCCCTATCCGGATGCCGCCGCCGCCCTGACCGACGCGCTTCGGCTCTCGAGGGCAATGACTTATAAGGCGGCGATGGCCGATCTCCCCCTCGGCGGGGGAAAAAGCGTCATCTGGGGCGATCCGAAAAAAGAGAAGAGCGAAGCAAAGTTGATCGCCTTCGCCAAAGAGGTCGCTTCTCTCGGAGGACGGTACATCGTGGCCGAAGATGTCGGGATCGGCCTTGCCGATATCGACCGAATGCATCAGGTGATGCCGCATGCCGCCGGACTTCCGGAAGAAAAAGGGGGGAGCGGAGATCCCTCTCCGGCGACCGCTTATGGCGTCTTCTGCGGGATGCGCGCCTCTCTCGAAGAACGCTTCGGAGAGAGCTCTTTTCAAGGGAGGAAGATCGCGATCCAGGGAATCGGAAAGGTCGGGTATGCTCTGGCGCTTTTTCTTCACAAGGCAGGGGCGAAGCTTTATGTCTGCGATATGGATCCCGAGCGGGTGGCGGCGATCTGTAAGGTCACCGGCGCCGATCCGTTCCTGGGGCATGAGATCTATCGGGTGGAGTGCGATATTTTCTCCCCCTGCGCGCTGGGGGGATTCTTAAATGAAAGAACCATCCCGCGGCTGTCGTGCGAGATCATCGCCGGGGCGGCCAACAATCAGTTGGAAAACGCCAAGGCGGCGATCCTTCTAAAAGATCGGAATATCCTTTATACCCCCGATTATGTCCTCAATGCCGGCGGACTCATCAATATCGCCGAGGAGCTGAACGGCTACTCAAAAGAGAAGGCTTATCAAAAAATCGAGGCGATCTACAATCGCGTAAAGGAGGTGTTTGCCCTTGCCAAGAAAGCATCGATCCTCCCGTCCGAAGCGGCCGACCGGCTTGCCGAAGCCCGGCTTGCAGCTGGAAAGCGAGGCTGA
- a CDS encoding Glu/Leu/Phe/Val dehydrogenase: MSENENREWLGELDHPEYKLALAQFERAAARLNLDPNLCERFKSPQRTLTVSIPIRRDDGHVEVFRGYRVQHDSALGPFKGGIRYHPSVTLGETAALAMRMTWKCALAGLPYGGAKGGVRCDPKVLSRNELQRLTRRYTAEIFPIIGPDQDIPAPDVGTNEQVMAWIMDTYSQFKGYSVAEVVTGKPISIGGSLGREEATGRGLFVTILEAMRHLNLPVTGSTAIIQGFGNVGRHAARMLSAHGIQVIGVSDSKGAIYDPRGLDLARLLPYKEQTESVVGFPGADPISPEDLLEQPCTVLIPAALAGAIHIKNAGRLRCRILAEGANGPTDLDADVLLNDRGIFILPDILANAGGVIVSYFEWVQDLQNYFWNEKEIQNRLAEIITEAFQRVLARSLSEKVDMRLAAMMTGIEKIASAHLVRGLYP, from the coding sequence ATGTCCGAGAACGAGAATCGGGAGTGGCTCGGCGAACTCGACCATCCGGAATACAAACTTGCACTCGCTCAGTTTGAGCGGGCCGCCGCGCGTCTGAACCTCGATCCGAATCTTTGTGAGCGGTTCAAAAGCCCGCAACGGACGCTGACCGTCAGTATCCCGATCCGGCGCGACGACGGCCATGTCGAGGTTTTTCGCGGCTATCGTGTTCAGCACGATTCGGCGTTGGGGCCCTTCAAGGGAGGGATTCGTTATCACCCCTCCGTCACCCTCGGCGAGACGGCGGCGCTGGCGATGCGGATGACCTGGAAATGCGCTCTCGCCGGTCTTCCTTACGGCGGGGCCAAGGGGGGGGTCCGGTGCGATCCGAAGGTCCTCTCGCGCAACGAGTTGCAGCGGCTGACCCGGCGCTATACCGCGGAGATTTTTCCGATCATCGGGCCCGATCAAGATATTCCGGCCCCCGACGTGGGGACCAACGAGCAAGTGATGGCCTGGATCATGGACACCTACAGCCAGTTCAAAGGGTATTCCGTCGCGGAGGTGGTGACGGGAAAGCCGATCAGCATCGGCGGCTCGCTCGGCCGGGAAGAGGCGACCGGCCGCGGCCTTTTCGTAACGATTCTTGAAGCGATGCGTCATCTCAATCTTCCCGTCACCGGCAGCACAGCGATCATTCAAGGGTTCGGCAATGTCGGCCGGCACGCCGCGCGAATGCTTTCGGCCCATGGCATTCAGGTGATCGGCGTTTCCGACTCGAAGGGGGCGATTTACGATCCGAGGGGGCTCGATCTGGCAAGGCTTCTCCCTTATAAAGAGCAGACGGAGAGTGTGGTCGGCTTTCCCGGGGCCGATCCGATCTCTCCGGAGGATCTATTGGAGCAGCCGTGCACGGTCCTGATTCCAGCGGCGTTGGCGGGGGCGATCCACATCAAGAATGCCGGCCGGCTTCGGTGCCGCATCCTGGCGGAAGGGGCGAACGGTCCGACCGATTTGGATGCCGATGTTTTACTGAACGACCGGGGGATTTTTATCCTTCCCGATATTTTGGCCAATGCGGGGGGGGTGATCGTTTCTTACTTTGAATGGGTACAGGATCTGCAGAACTATTTTTGGAATGAGAAGGAAATTCAGAATCGGCTCGCCGAGATCATCACCGAGGCGTTTCAGCGGGTCCTCGCGCGGTCGCTCTCGGAGAAGGTCGATATGCGGCTGGCCGCGATGATGACCGGGATCGAGAAGATCGCCAGCGCCCACCTGGTGCGCGGGTTATATCCATAG
- a CDS encoding cation diffusion facilitator family transporter — protein MEVDFRSIVTGHHHESEDQETYHPCQNSCGLDLGHPHNPQVQPISFSSVWSGERKRLLSAILLTGGVMIVEVIGGLMTNSLALLSDAGHMLTHLLALSISFVAMIFSVRPPTSKKTFGFYRLEILAALLNSFLLLLVTLWIFYEAYQRFYNPVPVATVEMILIATIGLVTNLVTAALLSRSMKRSLNVKSAYLHMIGDTLSSVGVVAAAGVIYFTQWWFVDPLVGVFLSFVILYWAFRLMMDSIDILLEATPKGIDPVHVVEAVKVLEEVRDVHDVHVWTLTSGMYALSAHVAVEDMPLKETTHLLKKINFLLCQRFKIGHAAIQLEIDGAARK, from the coding sequence GTGGAAGTAGATTTCCGATCGATCGTCACGGGGCATCATCACGAAAGCGAGGATCAGGAGACCTATCATCCTTGCCAAAATAGCTGCGGCCTCGACCTGGGGCATCCGCACAATCCCCAGGTCCAACCGATTTCATTTTCGTCGGTCTGGTCCGGGGAGCGGAAAAGGCTCCTGTCGGCGATTCTCCTCACCGGCGGGGTGATGATTGTGGAGGTCATCGGAGGATTGATGACCAACAGCTTGGCCCTTCTCTCCGACGCCGGGCATATGTTGACCCATCTCCTTGCGCTCTCGATCAGCTTCGTCGCGATGATCTTTTCGGTCCGCCCCCCCACCTCCAAAAAGACGTTTGGCTTTTACCGCCTTGAAATCTTGGCGGCGCTGCTGAACAGTTTCCTTCTCTTGTTGGTAACCCTTTGGATCTTCTACGAAGCGTATCAACGCTTTTACAACCCGGTTCCGGTGGCCACGGTGGAGATGATCCTCATCGCCACGATCGGTTTGGTGACCAACCTGGTCACCGCCGCCCTGCTGAGCCGATCGATGAAGCGGAGCCTCAATGTAAAGTCGGCCTATCTGCACATGATCGGAGACACCCTCTCTTCCGTCGGGGTGGTGGCGGCGGCCGGGGTCATTTATTTTACCCAATGGTGGTTCGTCGATCCTCTCGTGGGGGTGTTTCTCTCGTTCGTCATCCTCTACTGGGCGTTTCGCCTCATGATGGATTCGATCGATATTCTCCTGGAGGCGACGCCGAAGGGAATCGATCCGGTTCATGTCGTCGAGGCGGTGAAGGTGCTGGAGGAAGTCCGCGATGTCCATGATGTCCATGTCTGGACGCTGACCTCCGGCATGTATGCCTTGTCGGCGCATGTGGCGGTGGAGGACATGCCGCTGAAAGAGACGACGCATCTCCTGAAGAAGATCAATTTTCTCCTCTGTCAACGTTTCAAGATCGGCCACGCCGCCATTCAACTCGAAATCGACGGGGCCGCCCGAAAATAG